The Lysinibacillus timonensis nucleotide sequence CATTTGGAATAATCGGTCTTGTGCTTGTACATAACCTTGCGCACGATAAAGGTCTGCATCCGTTTTAGCTAAGATATGAGGGACACCAGCTCCATCCCTAGTTACTGCAACATCTTCATCTAGTATCTTTACAATAGTTTGTCCTTCAATTTTTGGCAAAGAACTAGCAACATAGAAATGGATCCCTACTACAACAAGACCTCCTAATACAATTATGATCCCAATAATCCAAATGATCCAATCTGTTATTTTCCTTGATTTTTTACTAATTGCTTGAGTTGTCACTCTTACATCCACCTCTCATCTGACAAAGCTTTAACCTTCTTTTTTATTCTGGTATTACTTAATTTCAATTCAAAATTAGCTGCTTGTTCGGCTTCATTTTTAAAAGAATTGGGCAATGATCGCTACCATAAACCTCGGAATGAATTGAAGCTTCCTCAATATGACTTGCTAATTGATTGGATACAATAAAATAGTCTATTCTCCATCCGATATTTCTCTCTCTTACTTTATTCATATAAGACCACCATGTATATGAATCTTTTTTATCAGGATTTAGAAACCGGAATGTATCCGTAAAACCAGATGATAGTAATTCCGACATTTTTCCACGTTCTTCATAGGTGAAGCCCGAATTACCGATATTAGACTTAACATTTTTCAAGTCTATCTCCTCATGTGCTACATTTAAATCTCCACAAAAAATAACGGGCCTGATCTCATTTAAATCTTTAAGATACGATTGGATTTTATCTTCCCATTCTAATCTATAGGAGAGTCTTGCTAGATCTCGCTGTGAATTAGGTGTATAGACATTCACTAGGTAAAAACCATCGTATTCTAATGTGATGATTCTTCCTTCTGATTCACTTAGTTCTTCACCTATACCATATTTTACATTATTCGGCTTATGTTTTGTAAAAATTGCAGTCCCCGAATAACCTTTTTTCTCTGCATAATTCCAAAATTGATGATAGCCGTCTAACTCAAGCAGTACTTGACCTTCTTGACATTTAGTCTCTTGGATACAGAAAAAATCAGCTCTCATTTCATTAAAATAGTCCATAAATCCCTTTGTTAAGCATGCGCGTATACCATTCACATTCCATGAAATAAATTTCATTTTGTACTCCTTATGTATGCTATTTGTTTAAACTAAAAATTAAAGCGCCTTCGCTTTACACGATAGGCGCTTATTTACTTATCTTAATCTTCTCCAACTATTTTTACTTCAAGTTCTAATTCAACACCGAACTTATCTTTTACAACACTTTGGACCATTTTAATTGTACTGATATAGTCCGAAGCTGTTGCATCACCTTTATTGATAATGAAACCAGCATGTTTTGTAGATACCTCGGCTCCTCCAACCCCTTTACCTTGTAAGCCACTATCTTGAATTAATTTTCCCGCAAAATAACCTGGAGGTCTTTTAAACACACTACCTGCTGATGGAAACTCGAGAGGTTGTTTGGATTCACGTTTAAACGTTAAATCTGCGATCTTTTCATCAATTTCTTCCTTGTCCCCTACTTCTAATTGGAATAAGGATGATAATACATAATAACCTTCTTGAGCAATGATACTATGTCTATATTTTAAATCTAGTTCATCTTTAGATAGTACTATTCGTTTCCCTTCTTTTGTTAGTACGGTGGAAGAAATGATAATATCTTTAATCTCCCCTCCATAAGCACCTGCGTTCATAGCCATTGCTCCTCCAACTGAACCAGGTATACCGCATGCGAACTCAAAGCCTGTTAAACTTTCTTTTGCGGCAAGTTTGGAAACATCTTTAATTAAAGCTCCGCTCTGTGCATATATTTGAGTGCCATTAACACGTATCTCGTTTAATTTAGTGAATGTAACGACAATACCCCGAACACCTCCGTCCCGAACAACCATATTCGATCCATTGCCAAGCATTAATAACGGCACACGTTGATCATATGCATACTTGACTACTGCAGCTGCTTCTTCCTCGGTTTCAGGTAGTACAAACACATCTGCTACACCGCCAAGTTTCGTCATTGTGTATTCCTTTAGCAATACATTTGTTTTAATATTATTTGGATTTATTAACTGAGCTAAGTCGTCTGCCCATTTTTGTATAGTCATCATATTAAAATCCTTTCTTACAGTACGTACAAACCTAGTATGTGTAATCGAAAGCCTTTTGGCAAGTGGCTATACACCTTAATTTATCCATTCTTTTGACCATTTTTCGACCTCACGTATTGCCCCTTCTAGCGCTCGACCTTTGTCTGTTAATGAATATTCAACTCTTACCGGAACCTCAGAGTAGACTTTTCTTTGCACGATTGCTTCTTTTTCTAATTCCTTTAGGCGCTCCGATAATAATCTTCCACTTATAGGAAGAGAAGATTCAATTTCATTAAACCTTTGTGGTCCTTCTAGTAATTGATACAATATTAATGTCGTCCATCTTTTCCCAAGTAATTCCATTGCCTTAGTTAAACGAGGACATAAGCAAGTTTCCTTCATAAGATTTACACCTCTACCTTTAAATGTATCTCTATTTCATTTCTCAATATCACTATTACAATTAGTGTACCGTTTTATACTTAGTTACGAAAAGTAACTTTTGTACAATTATAACACATTTATTTTTCCATTAATGACTCGATATAAGAGAAAATAGTGGTTATAGTGAGCTAACATAAAAATACATTTTTCGAACCATGTTAGGAGTACAACTCTACCAAATCAAGGTTAGTTTGAGCAAATGTATAGAGGCTTACTGCTATGGTTAGCGCAAAATTCGACGGATACATACAATTTATGACTCTTTTAAAATTTTATTCAATCTGTCTGGACTATAATACATTCCACGATATTATAATTTAGTATACTGACGAACACCCATTTACGATACAAAAAAATAAAAAACCTCTTGAGTATTTTAATTTTCAAGAGGTTTCAAAATAATTAAATATCACATTGGTCGTCAGTACACGCAGCACCTTGGTTACCGACCATTTTCAACTTTGGTTTTAAACCAGCCTCGCTTGCAACTTTTTCAATTGTCTTCTCAAAAAGCGGTTGCGGCTGTGCTCCTGATATTCCGTATTTATTGTCAAATACGAAGAATGGTACTCCCCGTACCCCTAGTTCCTGAGCCGCCATAATATCTTGGTCAACTTCATTTTTAAATTGATTCCCATTAATTATCACCGTTGCTTCGTCTGTGTCTAATCCAACTTCTTCTACAAGTTTTAATAACACATCTTGTTTGCCAATTGCTTCACCTTCAAGGAAATATGCACTTAATAAACGTTCACTCAATTCAGGTCCTTTACCTTTTGTATCAGCCCATTTCGCTAATCGGTGGGCTGCTACCGTGTTTGCAGTCTTCATGTTTCCAAAGTCATACTCTAACCCCACTTCTTTAGCACGAATCGCTACGTTATTTGTCATCTTCTTCGCTTCTTCTTCAGACACTCTATATTTTTTGGCTAATGAAGTAATAACAGGTTCTTCTGCGTCAATTGGTGTGGAGGGATCTAATAGATAACTCTTATATTCAACTTCAATTTGTCCTTCATATCCTGAGTCTTTAATTGCCTTTTCGAGCTGGCGCTTACCTATATAACAAAATGGACAAACATAATCTGACCATACTTCTACTTTCATCGTCTTTTCCCCCTTTTCTCCATTCTACGAATCAGCAAACGCTAGTTCAATAAAACTGCTCATTGAATAATGTTTTAAAGAACTTCCAATACTTCTAAAAAAAGAATATATTGGAGGCACTTATGCAAAATTCACTTTGGCTTGATGGTATTGAAAATTTATCATTAAACAAGCTTTCAACATCTATGAATTGCGATGTTTGTATTGTTGGTGGGGGGCTTACTGGAATCTATACTGCATACTTACTAGCTAAAAAAGGAGTTAATGTTGTTCTACTAGAAGGGAATAGTTCAGTCGGAATTGCCACTACTGGACATTCTACAGGGAAATTAACACCCCAGCACGATGCGGTGTTTTATAAATTACTCAATTCGTTTACAAAAGAGCAAACACGTACTTATTATGATGCGAACCAAAATGCTATTGAATCGGCGTTACAAAATGCAAATGTTGATATCTATCAAAGGGCTGACTCCTATTTATATGCAACGACCGACCAAGGGAAGGAAACACTGAAATCTGAAATTGAAGCATATAAAACCTTAAGTTTACCAGGTTATGAAACAACTGAAACTGAATTACCCTTCGATATCCTTTCGGGTATTAAGATCGAAAATACATCTCAAATCCATCCGACCAAATTTGCATACCACTACGCTAAGCTTGCCATTAAAGAAGGAGCAAACTTCTATGTCAACACACGTGTAACAAAGGTTGAAATTGATAAAAATTGCGTCTATACCGAGGATGAATTTGAAGTCACATACAACCATTTAGTACTAGCTACACACTATCCAATTGAAGCAATTAAGGGGCTGCAAGTCGCAAAACTATCTATTGAGCGCTCTTATTTAACTGCAACAAAAACAAACGAACTACTAAAAGGCCAATATTTATCAGTGGATACACCATCTAGAACAATTCGAACTGCACTAATTAATAATCAGCCCTACTTTATATACGGTGGCAGTTCACATAAAGCTGGTACGGTTGAAGATACTCAAAGTTATTATGAAACATTACAAAACGAGGTTGTTTATAAATTCGATCTATCAAAACCAGAATATCTATGGAGTGCACAAGACCCTGATACTGCTGATTCTGTCCCTTATATTGGGCAAATCTCAACCGATACCCCAAATATTTATATAGCAACAGGCTATAGAAAATGGGGGTTATCAAATTCTCTTGTTGCTGGAGAAATAATATCCAGCTCAATTTCAAAAGAGCAACATCCTGCTTCAGAAATTTATAGCCCTACAAGGAATAAATTCGGACTTACATTTTTAAGGATGCTAAACTTAATCGGCTTTACAGTTGTAAATTTAGCGGATGGATATTTAACACGTATGGAAGCACCTAAATGTACTCACCTAGGTTGTAAAACTAAATGGAATGATGGGGATGAAACATGGGATTGCCCATGCCATGGTTCCCGTTTTGATAAATTTGGGAATGTGATTGAAGGGCCTGCAGTTTACCCTTTAGATTTAAAGCTTTGAGCTAATTATAATAAAGATTTATATAAAAAATAAGAGGAACCCGATTCTAACTGGGTTCCTCTTTGACTTTATTTTAATGCGTCTGTAAGAACTGGTACGACTTGCTTTTTACGAGATACTACTCCTGGTAGCTCAATAACGTTATCTGCTAATTCTTTACTAAATGCTTTTGCAGCATCTTCAGAAGCATTACCCGCTAGAACAGCTACAGAGTCGTTATTTAAGATATCAGTAACAATAAAGAAATATAAGTTTAACCCATTTGCTTCTATACTCTTATTTAGAAGACTCACAAGCTCGCCTTTGCGGCCCAATACATCATTTACATCTACTGCATTTACCTGTGCGATAATCGATTTCACTGTACCAAAAGTAAATTCTTTCGCATCTAAAGATAATAAGTCCTCTAAAGCTTTATCTGATAGGTCTGCCCCTGCTTTAAGCATCGCTAGACCATATTCTTCTGCATTAACCCCTGCAATTTCAGCAAGTTCTTTACCTGCTTGAACGTCAGCTTCTGTACATGTTGGAGATTTAAATAACAAAGTATCAGAAACAATTGCGGACAACATTAACCCTGCAATATTTGCTGGAATATCCACATTAGTCTCTTTGAATATTTTGTTTAGAATTGTAGCTGTACATCCTACAGGCTCCGCACGGAAGTATAATGGGTCTGATGTTTCAAAATTTGCAATTCTATGATGATCAATTACTTCAATCACTTTCACATTTTCAATGCCATTTGCAGATTGTTGGCGTTCATTATGGTCCACTAAAATAACTTGCTCTGTTTCAGTTGAAACATTATCAATTAATCTTGGTGAATCAAATCCAAATTTGTCTAAAGCGAATTTCGTTTCGTTATTAATTTCACCTAATCTTACCGCTTCTGCTTCTATTCCCAGTTGTTGTTTTAAATATGCATAAACTAGGGCAGATGTAATTGTATCTGTATCTGGGTTTTTATGTCCGAAAACTAATACCTTACTCATGAGTTTCAAGTGCCTCCTATATTGTTCAATATTCGCATTTATTTTATCACAGATAAGAGTAACAAGGTATTAAGATGTCATTACAGACACAATATTCCATCTCCTTCTAAAAAAGCAATACCGATGAAGCCCGAAGCTTGATCGATCTACAAAAAAAGCGCATTCGATAATTACTATCGTAATTATCGAATACACAATTCATTTTGTTCATTAGTATGTAAAGTTGCTTTCAATCTGAGCATTCGACTTTTGAAAAGAGATATATTGTCTCTTATTTTGAGAAATCATACCTTCAATTAGCGCATTTATTAACGAACACAGGGCTGTTGATGTTTCAAGCACACTTTGCTTTTGTACATTTGTGGTAAACATTGAATCTGCATAATCGCGGATAGGTGATAATGTTGAATTTGTTAATGCAATAATTTTTGAGTTTTTGCTTTTTGCAAGTTTTGCAAATGTGACTACATCGTCCAACGTATGGTCTACAGCTATGATAACTAAAGTAGATCTACTATCCATATTGCTTAATTGTTGAACTATATCTTCCATATCATGTTGTATTTGATTTACGTGATTACGCCAATTTTTTAAGGTACTTGTCATAAAACTCGCGGCTGACGTTGATTGTCTAAACCCAAGAATATAAACGAATTGCGATTCATGTAACCATTGTGTTGAAAGGTCAAATTGCTCGGAATCGATCAACTCAATTGTATTTAAAATGCTTGTTACATCACGATTCATCATTTCGTTAACAAAATTAGGTTGCCTTTTGGTAATAACACTCTTCTGTTTTTTCGAAGAGCCATCCGCTTTCAATAACTCTTTTTTCAATTCCTCTTGTAGCTCATTAAATCCAGATAACTCCATTGCGTAACAAAAGCGAATTACAGTTGATTCACTTACACCGATAAGCTGTCCAACTTCGGAAGCTATATGAGTTGCTACTATATTTGGATTTTCGACTACAAATTGAGCTACTTTACGTTGCCCTCTTGATAATTGAATAAAGCGTTTTTTTATTTCATCCGTAATATACATTTAAGCTTCCTACCTCCCTCAGCTATGTCAATTGTATTAATTTGATAATTGAAAGATTATCATTAATAAAAATTAAATACAATAAGTTTTCTGAAAAAACTTTCGCAAACTAAAGTGCAAAAGACAAAATTTCGACATAAAAAGAACGATTTAATCTCAAAATTATATGATATGGTGAAATTTGTATGTTTAAAACATTTAACTAAAGTACTTTTTTCAATAGATAAAAACAGCCTTAAAGCGCACACACGCTTTAAAGCTGTTTTTCAAATTATACTTCTAGTTCAGTTTGTTTTGTTTCTTTACCTAGTAACAGTACCGCCAAAACCCCAATAATAATTGATATACAAAAAATCATAAAAATAAACCCTATTGCATATCCGGCTGCCAAGAAATTACCTACTAATAGCGGACCAAATATACCACCAACCCTACCTACAGCAGCAGCCATTCCTGATCCGGTTCCGCGAATCGCTAGTGGATATTGTTCAGGAGTATAAGCATATAAAGCACCCCATGCACCTAAATTAAAGAACGATAAAAGAATACCCGAAATTAATAGTACCTCAATAGTTGTTGCATTACCAAAGACTAAGGCACTTGCTGCAGTACCTAATAAATAAGTAACTAATACAAATTTTCTTCCCATTTTTTCAATTAACCACGCAGCAGTGAAATATCCCGGTAGTTGTGCCAATGTCATAATTAGCACGTATCCAAAGCTCGATATTAAACTATACCCTTTCCCAACCATTACACTTGGAAGCCATAAGAACATACCATAATATGAAAATACAACGACAAACCATAGAATCCATAACATAAGTGAAGCTTTTGCATATTTTTTATCCCAAATTCCACGAATATTCTGCCATACACTACGTTTTTTAGCTTCTGAACGAGCAGTAAATTGTGGTGAATCAGGTAAATTTAAACGAATATAAATTGCATAAAATGCAGGGAGTGCTGTTAATAATAGTGCCACTCTCCAACCTTCAATTGGCCAAAAATCTGCGGGAATTACAAAGTATGAAATAATAGCTGCTATTAACCAGCCTCCCGCCCAAAAACTTTCTAATAGAACGACCACTCGTCCACGCTCTTTTGCTTCAACACTTTCCGACACTAATGTTGAAGCTACAGGAAGCTCTCCCCCTAGTCCCATACCAACAAAAAAACGCAAAATGATAAACGCTAACAACGTTGTAGTAAACGCTGATAATCCACTGGCCACAGAAAATATAATTAGCGTCCAAATAAAAACTGTTTTACGACCTACTTTATCGGCTAAAACACCAAATACAAATGCCCCCACTGCCATCCCTATTGAATTAACGCTGCCAATCCATCCCATTTCACTTGAACCCAAGCCCCAATCTGCCGCTAAGGCTGCTATGACGAAAGATAAAATCCCAACATCCATCGCATCAAACATCCAGCCTACTCCGGCTACCCCTAAAAGCTTGTTTCTAGAAATCGGTTTACTACTCACATTTACCTTTTGAGAAACATTTTCCATTATCCATCACCTGTCTTTACACTTGAATATACACATATCTAAAATACTAGTATTTTAAAGAAAAGACAACAAAAATTTTCTTATTACATATAGTTTGTGTTAATTTAGTAAATTCTATTGAAAAGTTATCTAGTATTGCGTTAAAATGTCTCTTATATACAAACAATTGTTCATCTTGTGAGAACAAAAAGGAGATACTTGTTATGTGGAAAGGTCTTATTGAAGAATACAAAGAATTTTTACCAGTTACAGATAAAACACCTTCTTTAACTTTAAATGAGGGAAATACACCATTAATTCATTTAGTTAATTTATCGAAAAAACTAGGAATCGAACTTTACGGAAAATACGAAGGTTTAAATCCTACAGGTTCATTTAAGGACAGAGGCATGGTTTTTGCTGTTGCTAAAGCAATCGAAGATGGTGCAAAATGTGTTATTTGTGCTTCAACAGGTAACACTTCCGCTGCAGCTTCCGCATATGCTACACGTGCTGGAATCCAATCAATTGTAGTTATTCCAAAAGGAAAAGTTGCGCTAGGCAAATTAGCACAAGCTTGTATGTATGGTGCAAAAATTATTGAAATTGATGGAAACTTTGACGATGCATTGAGAATTGTTCGTCAGATTAGTGAAACAACTCCTGTTGCTTTAGTAAATTCGGTAAATCCTTATCGTATTGAAGGACAAAAGACAGCTGCTTTTGAGATTGTTGATAGTTTAGGCACTGCTCCTGATTACTTATGTATCCCTGTTGGTAATGCCGGTAACATTACCGCTTACTGGAAAGGCTTCAAGGAATATAACGAAGCTAAAAATTCTGGACTTCCAAAAATGTATGGTTTTGAAGCTGAAGGTGCTGCTGCGATTGTAAAAGGAGAGCCTATTCCTGATCCAGAAACTATTGCAACTGCAATTCGTATTGGTAACCCAGCAAGCTGGAAATACGCTGAGGCTGCTCGTGACGAGTCAGGCGGTATTATAGATTCTGTAACAGATGAAGAAATCTTAGCTGCATACAAACTAATTGCCAATACTGAAGGTGTATTCGTAGAACCTGGTTCTGCCGCTTCACTTGCTGGTGTTATTAAATCAGTTCAAAATGGCAAAATTGAGAAAGGTAGCCGCGTTGTAACAGTATTTACTGGTAATGGATTAAAGGACCCTGATACAGCTATGAAAGTTTCTTCTATTGATTTAGTTTCGTTAAAAAATGATGAAGAAGAAATTAAAGCATATATCGAGGGAATTCTATGAGTAAAAAATGGCAAATCACTGTCCCGGGGAGCACTGCTAACTTAGGACCTGGATTTGACTCAATAGGACTTAGTCTTTCTCTATACTTAAATCTAACAGTGTCTTTACAGGATAAGTGGGAAATTATTCATGTTTCTGAAGGACTTCCTACTGATTTTGAAATAGAAGAACATTTAATTTATAAAGTAGCTCAAGAGACTGCAGCTCAATTTGGCAAAATAGTGCCTCCATGTCGTATTGAGATGTGTAGCGATCTCCCATTTGCTAGAGGTCTAGGTAGTAGTGCATCTGCTATTGTTGCAGCAATTGAATTAGCCAATGTTACTTGTAATTTGAATTTATCTATTCAAGATAAATGCAACATATCCTCACAAATGGAAGGTCATCCTGATAATGCGACAGCTTCTGTCTTAGGCGGATTAACTATTTCCTCTATGGATGAGAATGGTAATGTTGACACTATACATGTAACAGATTTAGATGCCTCATTTGTGGTCTTTGTTCCCGATGTAGAGTTAAAAACAGCTGAGGCTAGAAAAGTATTACCGGAAAGCTTAGATCGCCCATACGCTGTTTTAGCAAGCGCTAAAGCAAATATGCTTGCAGCATCACTGATTGCAAAGGATTATGTCCGCATAGGCCGGTATATGGAAGCAGATTTATTCCATGAACCGTTTCGAGCTAAATTAATTCCAGATTATAATGAGATTATTCATGCAGCAAAGATACATGGTGCATATGGAACAGCTTTAAGCGGTGCAGGCCCAACTATGATTTCTATGATTCCAACTAAAATTGGGCAACAATTTGTACAGAAAATGAACGATTTATTCCCTTCTCACAAGATTATTTTGACAAGAGCGGATCATACAGGAGTACTTGTAACAGATATACCTGTTATTACAAAATAAATGAAACAAAGGTAGAACAAAGGGTTTTATAACCTTTTGCTCCACCTTTTTTTCTTTATGCTAACAAGACTAAGCTAATTGCCATTACTGCCATTCCTGCAACAACACCATAAATCGACAAATGAGTTTCATCGTACTTTTTTGCTGCAGGTAACAGCTCATCTAGTGAAATAAATACCATTATTCCAGCAACTGCTGAAAAGATAATCCCAAACATCACATCATTTAAAAATGGCATTAGGATTAAATACGCAATAAATGCCCCAACTGGTTCTGCTAACCCTGACAAGAACGATAGCTTAAACGCCTTCTTCCGTATACCAGTTGCAAAATAAATTGGAATAGCCACTGCAATTCCTTCTGGAATATTATGAATAGCAACGGCTATTGCGATTGCTATTCCTACATTAGGATCTTGAATTGCAGACATAAACGTAGCAATTCCCTCTGGGAAATTATGGATTGCTATTGCTAGTGCAGTAAAGACTCCCATCTTCATCAGCTTATCATGGTCTATTGCTGTCGTACTTTTTTCTGCAGCCTGAACATCCTCAACCGTCTTAACTTCATGGGGGTTTTTACTCTTAGGAATAAAACGGTCTATTAATGCTATAAATACCATCCCTCCAAAAAAACCGACTAGCGTCATCCAATAACCCAGTGAATTTCCTAGAGCATATGTTAATGAATCTTTTGCTTTAACAAATATTTCTACTAATGATACATAAATCATAACGCCTGCAGAAAAGCCAAGTGCGACAGATAAAAACTTCTTATTTGTTCTTGAGGTAAAAAATGCGATTAAAGCCCCAACACCTGTAGCTAATCCTGCAAATAGCGTTAAACCAAAAGCTAAGATTACATTACCGTCCATTAACATTCTAATCCTCTCTTTGTTTTAATAGTATTATATGCTTAAATGTTTCCTTTGAACAACTTTTTTCACACAGTTTATATATTGTGTATATGGAAAACTTAACTTGTAGAGCTATAATGACACATATTCACAATTAGTGCCCTGCATTAATTTGTTTACAAAAGCCAACCTTCTACAACTTATTTAGTTCATGTGCGTATATAGAGTACGAATGCCCATAAAACATAAAAAAGCTGCCCTATTATAATAGGACAGCTCAACTTGATCATAATATTATTTTAGTTCATTAATGATTTCTTGAATTTTAGCTAGCTCAGATTGTAAGCCGCCTCCACCTACATACCAAAGTGGACCATCTAAGTACACGATTTTATTGTTTTTGTAAGCATCTGTTTCTTTAATGATGTCATTTTCCATGTCAGTACTAATATTTGACTCTCCACCAACTGCAGCTGTGCGGTCAATTACGAATAATACTTGCGGGTTAAATTCTAAAATCGCCTCAAAGCCAAAGTCTGAACCGTGTGAAGAAGATTCGATATCTTCTGTTACAGGTGTAAATCCATATATATCATAGATGTAACCGTAACGTGAATTTTTTGCAAACCCAGATAATTTTCCTTCGTTGTACATTGTTACTAAGGAATGGTCATATTGAGATGATAAAGCTTTCACATCTTCGATTGCAGATTCAATTTCTGCTACGTGTTCTTTTGCTTCTGCCTCTTTACCGAAAATTTGAGCAGCAACATCAACAGATGCTAAGA carries:
- the zupT gene encoding zinc transporter ZupT; the encoded protein is MDGNVILAFGLTLFAGLATGVGALIAFFTSRTNKKFLSVALGFSAGVMIYVSLVEIFVKAKDSLTYALGNSLGYWMTLVGFFGGMVFIALIDRFIPKSKNPHEVKTVEDVQAAEKSTTAIDHDKLMKMGVFTALAIAIHNFPEGIATFMSAIQDPNVGIAIAIAVAIHNIPEGIAVAIPIYFATGIRKKAFKLSFLSGLAEPVGAFIAYLILMPFLNDVMFGIIFSAVAGIMVFISLDELLPAAKKYDETHLSIYGVVAGMAVMAISLVLLA
- the thrB gene encoding homoserine kinase is translated as MSKKWQITVPGSTANLGPGFDSIGLSLSLYLNLTVSLQDKWEIIHVSEGLPTDFEIEEHLIYKVAQETAAQFGKIVPPCRIEMCSDLPFARGLGSSASAIVAAIELANVTCNLNLSIQDKCNISSQMEGHPDNATASVLGGLTISSMDENGNVDTIHVTDLDASFVVFVPDVELKTAEARKVLPESLDRPYAVLASAKANMLAASLIAKDYVRIGRYMEADLFHEPFRAKLIPDYNEIIHAAKIHGAYGTALSGAGPTMISMIPTKIGQQFVQKMNDLFPSHKIILTRADHTGVLVTDIPVITK